A single Leptidea sinapis chromosome 2, ilLepSina1.1, whole genome shotgun sequence DNA region contains:
- the LOC126975019 gene encoding histone chaperone asf1: MAKVHITNVVVLDNPSPFLNPFQFELTFECIEELKEDLEWKMIYVGSAETEEHDQVLDTIYVGPIPEGRHMFVFQAPPPDVTRIPENDALGVTVVLLTCSYRAQEFVRVGYFINNEYSEAEPELRENPPAKPQFDKVVRNILASEPRVTRFKINWAEPDAAPMDSGDGNLETALAPSNDSYGASFNADSQISGIEFQGSLSGYGDNSNSIAPMEC, encoded by the coding sequence ATGGCGAAGGTGCATATAACCAACGTGGTTGTCCTCGACAATCCGAGTCCATTTTTGAATCCTTTCCAATTCGAGTTAACATTTGAATGCATCGAAGAATTAAAAGAGGATCTCGAATGGAAGATGATATACGTCGGTTCAGCAGAAACGGAAGAACATGATCAAGTTTTAGATACAATTTATGTTGGACCAATTCCCGAAGGAAGACACATGTTTGTTTTTCAAGCACCGCCGCCTGACGTGACGAGGATTCCTGAAAATGATGCGTTAGGAGTCACTGTGGTTTTATTAACGTGTTCATATAGAGCACAAGAGTTCGTTAGGGTTGGATATTTCATTAACAACGAATATAGTGAGGCTGAGCCAGAGTTGAGAGAAAACCCGCCAGCTAAGCCCCAGTTTGACAAAGTAGTTAGGAATATTTTAGCCTCAGAACCCAGAGTTACAAGGTTTAAGATAAACTGGGCAGAACCTGATGCAGCACCTATGGATTCCGGAGATGGCAACCTTGAAACTGCACTTGCACCCAGTAATGATTCCTATGGAGCATCTTTTAATGCTGACAGCCAAATCAGTGGTATCGAATTCCAAGGAAGTTTAAGTGGCTATGGAGACAATTCTAATTCAATAGCTCCAATGGAATGCTGA